CATCTTGAGCTTCTCGTCGCCTGTTTTTTCGCCTCTCTTCATCTCTCCAAGAGCCCGGAAAGCCTGAACGAGGCCCCCCACGAGGGAGACCATGGCAAGGCCGTTCTGGAGGTAGGGAGCCTTTTCCATGATGCGCCCCATGAGCTTTCCTGTCTCCCTGAACTCCGTTCTGTCCACGAGGCTCTCGAAGAAGCTGTTTCGCTCAAGCTCCTCCATCCTTTTGAACTTCTCGGGGCACTTGGCCTTGAGCTCCTCGGGCTTCAGGTGATAGTTGGCATAGCTTTCGGCGAAGTCGTCCCACTCGCTGGGGTACCAGCCCGGTCCCGTGGCGGCGTAGTCGCTGATATAGGGAGGCTTTCCCCAGGGGCTCTTGCTGCTCTCGGAGAAGAGCTTGGGGAGGCCGAAGAGGCCGGAGTTGTAATCCACGGCATGGCCTGTCTCGTGGGTGAGGACCATATTGGCCCAGTCCTCGCTCAGGTGGAAGTTGTCCTTGGTGAGGAGTATGAAGGGCGACTGCGGGAGGGGCGCCGCGGCCCCCGAAGCCCCGGGAAGAGATCCGAGCATGGTGATGCTCTTGACGGTGCCCACGTCCTTGAGAGGCAGCCTGTCAAGCTGGGAGAGGACCAGGGCCTTCTCCTCGTCGGTCATGTTGATGAGGCTCGGGTAGATGAACCGGGGAAAAGTCTTCACGGTCTTGAAAAGCTCCAGGAGCGTGTCAAGGGCTTTGCTTGCCCGCGGGCTCTTATCAAGGTACTCGGAAGTCTTTTCCGCGCCGGAGCACACGGCTTCGACGCCGTTCTTTATGGCTTCCCTCATCTTCTTGATCTTTTCCTCGGTGGACAGATCCAGGTAACTGCCGCCGCCAAGCTCAACAGAGTCCTTCGCCTCGTTGGTCTCCTCCTTTTTCGGAGGCAGGGGCGGGGTGCTCCTGAGATCCCTCAAAGGCCCGCTGTCGTGTATCTTCATGAAAAGACCTTCCGGTAATACTATTCCTTATCATACAGTATATCCCGCCGCGGCATTTTGCACAAGCACCAAAATGTTAAAATTTCGCCGGGTTGTGAAAAACCGGGGACCTCCACAGGGGGCAGGCAGTGGGATGCTCATCTGTCAAAGCCGCCGGCTGCCGGGGGGAATAAAGCTGGGGCCTCGCTGTCTTATTCCCCTTTCATAGACCAGGAAAGGGGCTCCTTCCGAGGGGGAGCCGAAGGTGAAGGTAAGATCATAGGGTGCCATGCTTTTTATGGTGAGGGTCCGCAGTCCGTGCAGGAGGTGGAGGTGGCAGGCCTCACAAAGCACAATGAGATTCCACGGGTCATCGGTGCCCCCCTGGGAGCGCCTGATGATATGATGCACGTGCAAATTCCGCCTGCAGCGGCAGCCCGGGGTCTGGCAGCGGAACCGGTCCCGCTTGAGGATTCTGTGGTGATGGGCCGCTTTTTTCAAGGTTCCCTCGGTGGTGAGATAGTCGGCGAGGAGGGCGGCAAGGAATTTTTCTTCGGGGCTCTTGAGGCGCCCGGCGTCTTCGGTCTTGGCAAGGCAGCCGAGAAAGGCATGGGCCACGAGGTTCCAGACCTGATAAAGCTCCCGGGGGAGAAAGAATTTTATCATCATGGAGCTCCCCGCCGCCTGTGAGGGGTCCTTTGCCGTGGCCGGGCTGCCTGCCGAGAGGATGTCCCTGAGAAAGACCTCCTCGGGGCTCTCCCCCCGGGGGATGGTACAGGCCTCCCTGGCTTTCTCCAGTGACTGATGACAGGAACACAGGAGATTTTGGCATCCTTGCCCATGGGGTGCCTGCTCTTTCCCATTGCATGCCCCCGCATAGAGATGATCGCTCCCCGACCGGTTTCCGAGGCCCGCACACAGCCTGGAATCTTTTTCAATTTCCATGGAGGCCTCGGCGGCGCGCAGCTCATCGACATCGCTGAAATACCTCCAGGGCTTCTCAAAACGCCTGTCCCGGGAAGCGACGAGCTCCTCGTCATCTGATATGAGAGGCCACGAGGGATTGAGAGAGGGGCCTTGATACCACGAGCCATCACGTATACTGTCCTGCACCTCCTCCGGCAGGCTCCGGAATCGCTCGTCGGTGAGATAGCGAAAGCCGGGAAGAAGAGTGTAATTATGGGGGACCAGGCAGTCATACTCCAGGATCCTCGCGCAGCGCCCCGCCTCTTCCCGAAGGTCCGCCGTGGGCACGCTCGCGGCGTAGGCAATCCACTGTGACTCATTTTTCTCGTCCACCACGGGGAGAATGAGGCGCGCCTGCTCCCTGGTGATGACGCCTTTCCTGAAGGCGTCTTCGGTGAGTGAGTGGCGCCGGAAGCCCTCGGCAAGCTTTATGAGCTGGCGGGTCTGGGCCATCGAGAAGCCGCAGCGCTCCCCGGCATAGTCCTCGATGAACTCAAAGCCGAGAAGGCGGTGGAGCTGCCGCGCATCCATCGCCCGCAGGA
The Candidatus Eremiobacterota bacterium genome window above contains:
- a CDS encoding HNH endonuclease signature motif containing protein; amino-acid sequence: ITPENESWWLAVAEERSLCGLEGEVKKALAEGKAGSAPVSAGAPEAGDEGTMLYFSVPPSLALTWDFALSLFRDREHYDGPLSGFVEALLANFLASGKVAPELPALDADGNRPIFSRGGPLLKRRMRNRRVSAPGEVSGQAGEGEAGETPWSSPWSIFFPSWLEEARPEKVTGASARAIAGRLIRAASIRQRLDVAAGMLLRAMDARQLHRLLGFEFIEDYAGERCGFSMAQTRQLIKLAEGFRRHSLTEDAFRKGVITREQARLILPVVDEKNESQWIAYAASVPTADLREEAGRCARILEYDCLVPHNYTLLPGFRYLTDERFRSLPEEVQDSIRDGSWYQGPSLNPSWPLISDDEELVASRDRRFEKPWRYFSDVDELRAAEASMEIEKDSRLCAGLGNRSGSDHLYAGACNGKEQAPHGQGCQNLLCSCHQSLEKAREACTIPRGESPEEVFLRDILSAGSPATAKDPSQAAGSSMMIKFFLPRELYQVWNLVAHAFLGCLAKTEDAGRLKSPEEKFLAALLADYLTTEGTLKKAAHHHRILKRDRFRCQTPGCRCRRNLHVHHIIRRSQGGTDDPWNLIVLCEACHLHLLHGLRTLTIKSMAPYDLTFTFGSPSEGAPFLVYERGIRQRGPSFIPPGSRRL